In Uranotaenia lowii strain MFRU-FL chromosome 2, ASM2978415v1, whole genome shotgun sequence, one genomic interval encodes:
- the LOC129748474 gene encoding mitochondrial inner membrane protease ATP23 homolog, producing the protein MSANPDPSKEPKTPPQSPNNTTTPPIPNAVIDRSDQGTGEDGAKQWGYDLYPERRGEKYQPSWGRVLLGIEGQENLDKIKCERNVYSCVKNSPMVKLMMGALKSSGCAIDIRRHIACEVCDVSVSGGYDPVLNQVVVCQNIARNEGIVQGVLTHEMIHMFDYCRNDLDFKNIDHLACTEIRAANLTHCSFMSAWTQGDASPFKIKEAHQDCVKTKALNSVLAVRKVTPEEAIAAVERVFPKCYNDLEPIGRRIRRNSKDMYKAYMEGPMYGYDVD; encoded by the exons ATGTCCGCGAATCCGGACCCCTCAAAGGAACCGAAAACCCCGCCGCAGTCTCCCAACAACACTACAACTCCTCCCATCCCGAATGCCGTGATCGATCGATCGGACCAAGGCACCGGGGAAGATGGCGCTAAACAGTGGGGCTACGATCTGTATCCGGAGCGACGCGGTGAAAAGTACCAACCCAGCTGGGGCCGGGTCTTGCTCGGTATCGAGGGTCAggaaaatctggacaaaatcaAATGCGAGCGGAATGTTTACTCCTGCGTGAAGAACAGCCCCATGGTTAAGTTGATGATGGGCGCTCTCAAAAGTTCTGGGTG CGCCATCGACATCCGACGACACATCGCCTGTGAGGTGTGCGACGTGTCCGTGAGTGGTGGCTACGATCCGGTGCTAAATCAAGTAGTTGTCTGTCAGAACATTGCCCGTAACGAGGGCATCGTTCAGGGAGTTCTGACGCACGAAATGATCCACATGTTCGATTATTGCCGCAATGATTTGGATTTCAAAAACATAGACCATCTGGCTTGCACGGAAATTAGGGCGGCCAATCTCACCCATTGTTCGTTCATGAGTGCCTGGACCCAAGGCGATGCTTCGCCGTTCAAAATCAAGGAAGCTCATCAG GATTGCGTGAAAACCAAAGCCCTCAATTCGGTGCTAGCGGTCCGGAAGGTTACTCCAGAGGAAGCCATTGCGGCGGTTGAGCGAGTTTTCCCCAAGTGCTACAACGACCTGGAACCGATCGGACGACGGATACGAAGAAATTCCAAAGACATGTACAAAGCCTACATGGAAGGGCCCATGTATGGATACGATGTTGACTAA
- the LOC129741553 gene encoding cytochrome P450 CYP12A2-like yields MIRNAFPRKALQLVPVRLFNNHPQQVAASSSSGETDLEWANAQPYESIPGPGSLQMMRNFAPGGRYYNKTMPDIMQALRDDYGDLWRLPGIFGRRDMVATFKPDDFEKILRTEGQWPIRRGFDSLAFYREKVRPEIFKGMGLVTEQGEGWHHFRTIVNPVMLQPKTVQLYIDKLDEVAQDFMKIIPNLRDAKNEMPADFNQWINRWALEVMGVLALDTRLGVLEHDQPEEASELMRLIGEFLELSYQLDILPSVWKYYKTPTFNRFITVLDGITDIITSKIDAAMIRLEKNPSKSSDTMSVLEKLLKVDRDVAIIMAFDMLQAGVDTTSSGMIGILHALATNSEKQNKLRKEIRAILPSKNSPLTPDNMRNLPYLRACIKEGLRVQSPIVGGARTSGKDLVLQGYRIPKETDIMMPAMSLYKDERHFARAQKFLPERWLKQSEPGVPSAKSAHSFLFLPFGFGPRSCIGRRLAMMEIEIFLARVTRQFEYRWNHGPLKIRTSLINVPTNELRFEMTEVVD; encoded by the exons ATGATACGGAATGCGTTTCCTCGGAAAGCATTGCAACTGGTTCCGGTAAGATTGTTCAACAACCATCCCCAGCAAGTGGCAGCGTCCAGCAGTTCCGGTGAAACGGATCTAGAATGGGCCAACGCACAGCCGTACGAGAGTATTCCTGGGCCAGGATCGCTTCAGATGATGAGGAACTTTGCACCGGGTG gtCGTTACTACAACAAAACTATGCCGGATATAATGCAGGCACTAAGAGATGATTACGGCGACCTTTGGCGATTGCCGGGGATCTTTGGACGTCGCGATATGGTTGCCACCTTTAAGCCGGatgattttgagaaaattctACGGACCGAAGGACAGTGGCCAATACGGAGAGGTTTCGATAGCTTGGCGTTCTACCGAGAAAAAGTGCGGCCAGAGATATTCAAGGGCATGGGATTGGTAACGGA ACAAGGAGAGGGATGGCACCACTTTCGCACCATAGTCAATCCAGTGATGTTGCAGCCGAAAACTGTTCAACTCTACATTGACAAGCTAGATGAAGTGGCTCAAGACTTCATGAAGAT AATCCCAAATCTGCGTGACGCCAAAAATGAAATGCCGGCCGATTTTAATCAGTGGATAAATCGATGGGCTCTGGAGGTCATGGGAGTACTCGCCTTGGACACCAGACTAGGCGTTTTGGAGCACGATCAACCAGAGGAAGCGTCGGAGCTTATGAGG TTGATCGGAGAATTTCTTGAGCTTTCATATCAACTAGACATTCTTCCCTCGGTTTGGAAATACTACAAAACCCCAACGTTCAACAGATTCATTACTGTCCTAGATGGAATAACTGA CATCATCACGTCTAAAATTGACGCTGCGATGATACGTTTGGAGAAAAATCCATCAAAATCCAGTGATACTATGAGCGTATTGGAGAAGCTGTTGAAGGTCGATAGGGATGTAGCCATAATCATGGCTTTCGACATGTTGCAGGCTGGGGTTGATACG ACTTCATCTGGAATGATTGGTATACTGCACGCTCTAGCTACAAATTCGGAGAAGCAAAACAAGCTTCGCAAGGAAATTCGAGCGATTCTTCCGTCCAAAAATTCACCCTTAACGCCAGATAATATGCGCAACCTTCCTTATCTGCGAGCTTGCATCAAAGAAGGTCTTCGGGTCCAGTCACCGATTGTTGGCGGTGCACGCACATCTGGTAAAGATCTCGTACTTCAGGGATACCGCATTCCGAAAGAA ACAGACATCATGATGCCGGCAATGAGCCTGTACAAAGATGAGCGTCACTTCGCCCGAGCTCAGAAATTCCTCCCGGAGCGTTGGCTTAAGCAGTCGGAACCGGGGGTGCCGAGTGCCAAGAGTGCCCATTCGTTTCTGTTCCTGCCGTTCGGATTTGGCCCTCGTTCTTGTATCGGACGTCGGTTGGCTATGATGgagatagaaatatttcttgcgCGTGTAACGCGACAATTCGAGTACCGCTGGAATCATGGACCGTTGAAGATTCGCACCTCGCTCATCAACGTGCCGACCAACGAACTGCGCTTCGAGATGACTGAAGTGGTTGATTAA